One genomic segment of Gadus chalcogrammus isolate NIFS_2021 chromosome 3, NIFS_Gcha_1.0, whole genome shotgun sequence includes these proteins:
- the LOC130379441 gene encoding caspase-6-like has translation MSNAEKGGCGGGMATDSRKAPGRAGNLTEVDAFYGSGISLDPAEEYKFDHKRRGLVLIFNQENFFWQLGLNPRYGTNADRFNLEKRFETLNFEVNAYDNLKREEVLAKITEAAESNHVDADCFMCVFLSHGENDHVYAYDGKISIHDVTALFKGDKCRSLVGKPKIFILQACRGDQHDLAVTPMDVVDSEAKVNEVVVDAGVLHTLPAGADFLMCYSVAEGYYSHRETVNGSWYIQDLCDTLRSFGESLEFTELLTLVNRKVSLRSVGHAADRSAIGKKQVPCFASMLTKKLYFRTKQ, from the exons ATGTCTAACGCGGAAAAGGGTGGCTGTGGAG GAGGTATGGCTACAGACAGTAGAAAAGCACCTGGCCGAGCAG GCAATCTAACAGAAGTGGATGCCTTTTATGGAAG TGGCATCTCTTTGGACCCTGCAGAGGAGTACAAGTTCGACCACAAGCGCCGTGGCCTGGTGCTCATCTTCAACCAGGAGAACTTTTTCTGGCAGCTGGGCTTGAACCCGCGCTACGGCACCAACGCTGACCGCTTCAACCTGGAGAAAAG GTTTGAAACTTTGAACTTTGAGGTCAACGCCTATGACAATTTGAAGAGGGAAGAAGTTTTGGCGAAGATCACTGAAG CGGCGGAGTCTAACCACGTGGACGCGGActgcttcatgtgtgtgttcctgagtCACGGCGAGAACGACCACGTGTACGCGTACGATGGAAAGATCAGCATCCACGACGTCACCGCCTTGTTCAAAGGAGACAAGTGCCGAAGCCTCGTCGGGAAGCCTAAGATCTTTATACTACAG GCTTGCCGTGGGGACCAGCATGACCTGGCAGTGACCCCTATGGATGTGGTGGACAGCGAGGCGAAGGTGaacgaggtggtggtggacgcTGGTGTCCTCCACACACTGCCGGCAGGGGCGGACTTCCTCATGTGCTACTCTGTGGCCGAAG ggtacTACTCCCACAGGGAGACGGTCAACGGCTCCTGGTACATCCAGGACCTGTGCGACACCCTGCGGAGCTTCGGCGAGTCCCTGGAGTTCACGGAGCTGCTGACGCTGGTGAACAGGAAGGTGTCCCTGCGCAGCGTTGGCCACGCCGCCGACCGCAGCGCCATCGGGAAGAAGCAGGTGCCCTGCTTTGCCTCCATGCTCACCAAGAAGCTCTATTTCCGAACCAAACAGTAG